From the genome of Methanocalculus alkaliphilus:
CCTGCGGATGAACCGGCGTTCTTCATCTACAGCCGCTTCAACGGCGGGGCATGGGTCGAGTGGTCGAAGAAGAACTGCCCCTATTATCCCTGCCATTTTGAAGGCCAGCGGTGCGACTTCTGCTACTGCCCCCTGTACCCGTGCGGTGATGAGACCCTCGGCGACTGGGTGGAGAGCTCATCCGGGGGGAAGGTCTGGGCCTGCACAAACTGTACGCTCAACCATGAGCCGGAGGTTGTGCGGCACCTGACGAAAAATCCTGAGGCATCCCTCAGCGAACTGAAGGCCCTCCGAAGGAAAAAATAATTTTATTCGATTGCGATACCAAGGGCGTTGGCAAGCTCCTCGAGTGGAATGCCATGAACGACTGCTGCTTCGCGGATCGTCTCGCTGTGTGCGATGGCGCATCCGAGGCATCCCATACCAAAGTTCTGAAGTATTGCTGCTGATTCCGGCTTCGCCTGAATAAGCTCCATGATTGTTGAATCGACGGTGATCGACATAGAAGATCATGTTGATCTGACACCTATATCATGGTTCACTTTCACCCCCCGGTCTTGGGGGTTTATATCCAAACCGTACCTATGGAATGTTGGAGATCATTATGGAAACAGATGATATCATTGCAAGAATCTCCCAAAAACTGAAGGCACAGGGGATCGAACCCCGGCCGGAGAAGATCGCATCGAAGATCAACCGCCTCGTCACCGAGTTTGGCGTGCCGCCATCCGAAGCGGAACGGACAATTCTGCAGGACACATTTAAGGAGCATGGCATTGAGCAGCCAAAGCCGTCCGCACCCTCTTCGGATGCCGTCGGCATCGGAACACTCGTCCCCGGCGAATGGGTGACGGTGGAAGGAAAGGTCGTCTCGGTGACAGAACCCCCCTCACCGGCAGTCGCCCAGACCGGGGTGATCGCTGATGACACCGGTGCCGTCAGGTTCGTTATCTTTGCAAAGAATGCTCCGGCCCTCCTCAAAGTCGGGGAATGGTTCAGGCTTGAAAGCGCAGTCGTCGATGAGTTCCGGGGATTATCCAACCTGAAGATTCATGCGGGAACGACGGTCACTCCGATCAACGAAGATCGTCCTCTCACCCCGGAGATCACCAGGATTGCCGATCTCCGCCCCGGCATTGCTTCAGTCACCGCAAAGATTGTCCAGGACTGGGAGGTCCGCCATGACCGGATGCTCCAGACCGGACTCCTCGGGGACGAGAGCGGGACGGTGAAGTTCGTCATCTGGAAGGGTGACAGCGACCGGAAGCTTGAGCCTGATACGGCCTATACCTTCGCCTACGTTCCTGTTGAGGAGTATAACGGCCGCCTCTCCCTCACCATCGATTCGGCATCCTGTACGCCTGTGGATTCAGAGATCGCTGTTTCTGCCGGACCTGCCGGATCTGAGGAGCCCATGTCCAGGTTTGAAGGGAAGATCATCTCTGTCCGCCATGTCGGCTCCGAGACTGTTCGGGAGAGCGGCATCATCGCAACCCCGGATGGTGCATATGCATTTACCATCTGGGGAGATGCCCAAATCCCGGCACTGGAGCAGGGGAACTGGTATGCCATCGAAGGTGCGACGAAGGGGATATTCCGGGGTGCTCCACGGATCTCCATCAATCAGGATGCGGTCGTCAGTCCGGTCGAGGATCGGTTCCTCCCCCCGCCTCCGGCAACCCCGGTTGCTGATCTCACCCCCGGTATAGCAACCGTCAGGGTGAAACGAGCACAGGAGTGGGAGAGCAGAAGCGACCGGATGCTCCAGACCGGCCTGGTCGGGGATGAGACCGGTGTGATAAAGTTCGTCATCTGGGATGGCGAGGGTGTTGAGCAGATCCAGGAGAATATCGTCTATACCTTCTTCTATGCCGCTGTTGAGGAGTATAACGGGAGGCTCTCTCTTGATCTGACCCATGCAACCCCCCTCCCGGACGAGGATGCTGATATCGAGGTCTCCCGTGGCGGCAAAACGATCCCGGGAGCTCTCGTCCATATCGCATCCGGCTCCGGCATCGTCAAACGCTGCCCGGTTGAAGGATGCAGCCGTGTCCTCTCGAGGCAGAACTTCTGCCCGGTTCATGAGTTCCAGCCCGGCTTCAGGTATGATCTCCGGATCCGGGGTACACTGGATGACGGCCATACCGCCCATAACCTCCTCATCCAGCGGGAAGCAGTAGAAGGGCTCTTCTCGATGACCCTTGCCGAGGCGCAGGATATCGCCGAGAACCAGCCGCTTGGTGCCGACGAGGTTGCCCGGCAGCTTGGTGAAAGAGCCCTCGGCAGGTACCTCACCGTCACCGGCCGTGAGTTTGAAGGGCTCTTCATTGCAAATGAAGCGAAATGGCTCTTCTTTGATCCGGCCAGGCATACTGCTCTTATCAACCGTGCCGGAGGTGACATGGAATGACCGAGCGATTCCAGAATTATGTCCGCGAACCTGCAAAGCGGGTCTTTGCAGCAGAGATGCGTGATGCCCGCCACTCTTTCCGTGTCGGTGATGACGAGAAGAGCCCGACCTATCTCCTCCTCCCCACCGGGGAACGGTGCAACCGGGTCTTCATCGTTGGTTCCCTCACCCAGAAGGAGCGTGTCGGAGAACAGCACAGTATGTACCGGGCACGGGTCGCCGATCCCTCCGGGACGTTCTTCATCACCGCCGGATCCTATCAGCCCGAGGCGATGCAGCAGGTCGCAAAGATCGAACCCCCCGCCTTTGTTGCGGTCGTTGGAAAACCAAACGCCTATGAGACCCCGGACGGGAAGGTCCTCATCTCGATACGGGCCGAGACGGTCACCCCGGTTGACCGGGATATCCGGGATATCTGGGTCCTTGATACTGCCCAGGCGACCCTTGACCGGATCGATGCATTTGGCGACAGCAAGGATGCGGAGACGGCACGGGCTGAGTACAACCCCAACCTTGCATCCTATAAAAAGATGGTCTATGATGCCCTGACGGCCATCAGACAATAAATTCTTTTTTGTGGAGAGATTCCCTCTCTGAACCAATAGTACGTCTGCTCTATCCCTGGTTAAGGGATGTATGGCGTATGGTAGCCCTACGGTGACTGCGAGTTCTTCCAGACCTGCCACGCCTCGATGATCTCATCCCCGGTCACAAACGGGAACCCGTGCTCCTCTCCATAGGCCCGTGCCTTCTCCTTCTCAAGGGCGTTGCCGGTCTCATCATCAAGCATCTCACAGACCGTGACCGCAGGGGTGACCCCTGCCATCAGGGCGAGGGCGATGGAGAGCTCGGTCTGCCCCTGCCGCTGATCCAGCAGGTCGTCAGCGGCACGGAGGAGGGCAGAGTGGCCGGGTGTCCGGAACTCCTTTCCAAACGGGGGGAGGCCGCCGCCGTTCATCGCCGCATGGACATGTTCAGCAACCTTGGAGATGGTGAGGGCACGGTCATGGTCGGTGATCCCGGTGTAGGTCTCCCTGTGGTTCACCCAGAGGGAGAAGGAGGAGTGGTTCTTCCGGTCATAGGGGATCTCCCCTTCCCTCTCCCCAAGCTCCCCGCAGCGGGAGAATACATCCGAGGCGAACGGGAGACCGAGTGCCTTTGCCGCATCCGGGTGGACTGCAGTACAGATCAGGCCGCCCCCGTCCTTTCGCATCCTGAGGATGTCGCTGTGCCGAATGGTATCGGATCGGATCACAAGATCGGTCTCACGCTCACGGTTGTCAAAGTCATAGATAAGGACAAAACGTCCCTCTTTTAGTGCTGTTATTGCTTCATGCATCATATCCGACCTCCACATCGATGGTATCGTTATCGTCAAGCCCGAGTTCGCCCCTGATGGAGACACCTGAGATCAGCTCAATGATATCCTCAGGATAATGTGTCCTGCCGGGAACGATGAGTGCACAGGGGATCCCCTCAATCCTGCATGGGAGGCAGCGAGCCTCACCAAATGTCCTGTGTTCATCTGAAAAACCCGGGATGGTTACCCATTCGAGCGACTCCAGCCTCTTGCGTATGGGAATGCTCTGCTGGTTCAGCCTGATGTTTAATGTCCCCGGGAAGGGCTCAAACCCGCAGTTCATCCTGAACTGCTCCCGGTAATGGGGCAGGGACATATAGTACCGCCCCTCACCGAGACCCGAGATGATCGTCCCCTGGAGGATGAAGTGTCCGCCGACGCGGGAGAAGATCCGGCAGTATTCGGCATGCTCCCTCCTGAGAACCTCCTCGCCCGCCTTCGCCACCGTCACCGACTGGCCCGAGGGATCGACCGTCCGGCTGATGAATCCAGCCGATTCAAGAGCTTTTAAACGGCGGGATATGGTCTGTGGGCTCGTCCCAAGGGTGGAGCCGAGGCTCTGCGTCGATATCCGGACCGGGCCGCGGCATCCTCCGAGGAGGGCGATCGCCTTTAAGACCGGGAGATCCCCCGCATCAGGCACCTGCATGATCTCCAGATTTGGGAGGCTACCTATTTATGGATATCGACTCCTGCAGAATAGCAGGCCTCTGCGGGCTTCGGCGCATCGGAGCCACCTCGGCACCCTCCATATTGCCTGCTGCCCAGAGGTACCGTTCGCGGACCGAAGCAGGAAGATCCCCTTCAGGGATCGGGACGAACCCAAACTCCCCATAGAACTTCTTCAGATGGACAACCGCATACATCGTCAGCTCATCATTATAGCATGCCTCGATGAGGGCCGTCATCACCTGCCGGGAGAGCCCACGGCCACGGTGGCTCTCCGGGGTGAAGACCGCATCCACCTCATACCCGTCCGGATGCCGCCTGCACCGGGCGAGGGAGACGATTGCATCCCCTTCAAATGCGGCAAATATCCGGTCCACTGCGGGGTCACCGGTTGTTCCGTGATAGTCGATCCAGACGGTATCTGCAGCCGGGAATTCATCAGATCGGATCTCGCGGACCTCGGCAGCCCCTCCCCTGAGATAGGGGATGAAGACCGGAACCCCGGCTTTGAGGATCGCCGCCGGATCCGGGATCCGTTTCGGGATGACGATCAGCGTCGGATCATACGCGGCGGCGAGACGGAGGATATCGATGGTGAGATCCCCCGTCATCATTTCACTGGTGATGGATGCACGGGGTGCATGCAGCCGTATCTCCTGGTCACTCCCCCTCTCGGCAAGGAGGATGATCTCGGGGGGGTACTGCTGATCAAGGAATGTTGCGGCGGCATCTGCTGCCCCCCTCTCAGAGAAGACGCACAGGAGAGGCCGGTCGGTGATGAGCCGTTCCCCTTCCTTCAGATCTGATGGGATGATGAGGAGATCGACGGGGTCCCGGAGATGCTCCCCGCCCGGTTCCGTGATGATAAGGGTCGCCTCTGCTGCCGCTTCGGGATCCAAAACCCGGATCCCCGGAAGATCAGCTGCGTCTTCCGCCTGCCATATCACCTCGCGGACACCCGGAATCATCGCAATCCATCCGGCAATATCCTGTCTCTCCCCCTTGATGTCGATGAGAATACGTCGTGGATCCATTCTTCCTCCCCGTTACATAATCCGGTATCCTTCCGGCGGGACCGTCAGGACGAACCGTGCCCCGCGGCCGCTCTCCCCTTCCTCATGAATGCCGATCCCGGTGATCCCAAGGATCTCACGGGCAAGGAAGAGACCGTGGCCTGATCGCTCGATATTCTCCGCAAAGAGCCTCTCCTTCTCATCATCGGCGATGCCGGTTCCGTTATCCTCAAGGATGATGGCGCATCCGTCCTCCCGGATCTGGTAGGTGACAAGGAGGGCGGTCGCCCCTGCCGCACGTGCATTCTCTATCAGGTGCGAGATGGCGGTCCGGAGATGCGGGTCTGAGAAGATGGAGAGCCGTTCCGTCCAGGCATGGACTACCATTCCTTTGGTATCAAGCCGGGCAGCCGCCTCATGCACGGCTTCCTGGACCGGGATCCAGACAGGGGGAATGGCTCCGATCTCCCGGAAGTCCCGTGATATGGCGATCTGCCTCCGTATCCCGTCTGCCGACCCCTCGATCTTTCTGAGGACCGAGAGGGAGGCGGGATCACTGATCTGCATGCTCCCGATGGTCAGATGACGGTACAGCTCCTCAAGCCGTTTTGAGAGGCCATGACGGATGATCCCGCTAATGGTCTTCAGCTGCCGGTTCGTGTTTCTCAGGGCGGATCGTGCCATCACCTCGCCGGTTATATCACGAATCGACTCGACCGCACCAGCGATCTCCCGGCCGGAGTCATAGAGCGGGGTTGCGACACATCTGAGATGGGCTCCCCGGCCGTCATGGAGCATGGGTGCGATCACCTCCGCCTCGAAGGCATCGCCGTTCCTTGATACCCCCTCATATAATGCTTCTATAGCAGGATCTCTCCTGAGTGCATAATCGATGAGGATCGGCCGCTTCTCTCCATAGAATGGCACAGCATACGCAGATTCACCCTTTCCGATGATCTTCATCTTCGGAACCCCGGTCAGCTTCTCGATGGCACGGTTCCATGCGATGACCCGCCCCTCCCGGTCGATGGCGAAGGTGGCGTCAGGAAGGAACTCGATGAGGTCATGGAGCTGCTCCTCGGACTGGCGCAGCCTGATCGTCAGGAATGAGACGACGAGCCCGATGGCGATAAAGACCGCCGCCCGTGCAAGGATGGAGATGGTGGTGATGAGCTCCGGAGGGGTGAGGAGGAGGGCCGCACCTGCATAGAGGGCTGCAATGAGGAGAGCGATGGCGGTCCCATGCCTCGGATACCAGTAGCCGGCAAGGAGGATCGGGAGATAGAGGAGATGGGGGAAGACATAGGTGATCCCCTGAAGGAGACCGATGATATTTGCGGCAAGCGTGATGGTGATGGCGGCAAGAATAATGATGATACGCCGCTGCTCGACCGGTTCGGTGAAGAATGGGTGGCTCCGCATGGCTCTCCTCTTCTATTTTGGTCTGTGCCGGATCGATCCTGCCGGGCAGCGGATCTCAAACCGCCCCCCCTGCCGGGGCTCCCCCGTCTCAGTAAGGTCAATTCCGGTGATTGCCAGCGCCTCCCGTGCCATGAAGAGGGAGAAGGCCTTCCCGATCCCAAGTTCATAGGAGAAGAGGGCATCCTTTCCGGCGAGGGGAATACCGATGCCGTCATCCTCGATGGTGATCACCCCTGTATCCCTCTCCCCGGAGTAGCTGATCGCCACTCTTTCTGCCTTCCTCCGGGCGGCATCGGTGATGATTGCCCAGACCGCCTTCTCAGCCACAGGATCGAGATAGAGGTAGAGATCATCCGGAACCTTTGTATCAACCCCCACACCGCCGGTATCGTGGGGGAGAATCTCAGGAAAACGGATCCATTCGGGCTGGCTCTCCCCGATCTTCTGGTACTCCTGGGTGAACCGGGTCGTCTGGATTGCCCGGTCGATACCTCCCGTTGCTGTCCGGAGATGATCATGAGCCGCCCCTGGCTCGCGGTCAAGGACCCTCTCTGCATATTCAAGCGACTCCTGTATCGAGGAGAGCTGTGTCAGGAGTCCGTGGCGGGTGATGCTTGTGAGAAGGGTCAGTTTCCGGTGGGCTTCCGCAAGGGCCCCCTCGGCACGCTCACGCTGGGCGATCTCTGCCTTGAGGTCTTCGTTCTTCTCCTGAAGCTGTTCATTCAGTCCATAGAGTTCGTCCCTCGCCTCTTCGAGATCCGCATTCTTCCGGACAGCAATCGCATAGGTCGAAAGGAGGATATCGAGGATCGTCTTCCTCCCGGCGGTGATGGTGTAGGTTCGATCCGCGATTGTGATCGTGAGCTCGTCGCCCTCCTCCTCCTCGCCTTTCAGAAAGACATCTCTGACCCGTGCAAGGATGAACGCCGGATCGAAGGGCTTGATGATGAAGTTGTCTGCACCGCATGCAACCCCCCGGATGACATCCTCGGGATCAAAGAGCTGGGTGACGAGGAATACCGGTATCGTACTCATCTCTTTTATCCGGCGGCAGAGCTCATAGCCGTCCATTCCCGGCATCACGATATCGCTCAGCACCAGATCCGGGGGGTCGTCCGGTATCAGTCCGAGTGCCGTATCTCCATCGGC
Proteins encoded in this window:
- a CDS encoding DUF1858 domain-containing protein: MSITVDSTIMELIQAKPESAAILQNFGMGCLGCAIAHSETIREAAVVHGIPLEELANALGIAIE
- a CDS encoding RPA family protein: MTERFQNYVREPAKRVFAAEMRDARHSFRVGDDEKSPTYLLLPTGERCNRVFIVGSLTQKERVGEQHSMYRARVADPSGTFFITAGSYQPEAMQQVAKIEPPAFVAVVGKPNAYETPDGKVLISIRAETVTPVDRDIRDIWVLDTAQATLDRIDAFGDSKDAETARAEYNPNLASYKKMVYDALTAIRQ
- the ribB gene encoding 3,4-dihydroxy-2-butanone-4-phosphate synthase codes for the protein MMHEAITALKEGRFVLIYDFDNRERETDLVIRSDTIRHSDILRMRKDGGGLICTAVHPDAAKALGLPFASDVFSRCGELGEREGEIPYDRKNHSSFSLWVNHRETYTGITDHDRALTISKVAEHVHAAMNGGGLPPFGKEFRTPGHSALLRAADDLLDQRQGQTELSIALALMAGVTPAVTVCEMLDDETGNALEKEKARAYGEEHGFPFVTGDEIIEAWQVWKNSQSP
- a CDS encoding DUF120 domain-containing protein, which translates into the protein MQVPDAGDLPVLKAIALLGGCRGPVRISTQSLGSTLGTSPQTISRRLKALESAGFISRTVDPSGQSVTVAKAGEEVLRREHAEYCRIFSRVGGHFILQGTIISGLGEGRYYMSLPHYREQFRMNCGFEPFPGTLNIRLNQQSIPIRKRLESLEWVTIPGFSDEHRTFGEARCLPCRIEGIPCALIVPGRTHYPEDIIELISGVSIRGELGLDDNDTIDVEVGYDA
- a CDS encoding GNAT family N-acetyltransferase gives rise to the protein MDPRRILIDIKGERQDIAGWIAMIPGVREVIWQAEDAADLPGIRVLDPEAAAEATLIITEPGGEHLRDPVDLLIIPSDLKEGERLITDRPLLCVFSERGAADAAATFLDQQYPPEIILLAERGSDQEIRLHAPRASITSEMMTGDLTIDILRLAAAYDPTLIVIPKRIPDPAAILKAGVPVFIPYLRGGAAEVREIRSDEFPAADTVWIDYHGTTGDPAVDRIFAAFEGDAIVSLARCRRHPDGYEVDAVFTPESHRGRGLSRQVMTALIEACYNDELTMYAVVHLKKFYGEFGFVPIPEGDLPASVRERYLWAAGNMEGAEVAPMRRSPQRPAILQESISINR
- a CDS encoding PAS domain S-box protein; the encoded protein is MRSHPFFTEPVEQRRIIIILAAITITLAANIIGLLQGITYVFPHLLYLPILLAGYWYPRHGTAIALLIAALYAGAALLLTPPELITTISILARAAVFIAIGLVVSFLTIRLRQSEEQLHDLIEFLPDATFAIDREGRVIAWNRAIEKLTGVPKMKIIGKGESAYAVPFYGEKRPILIDYALRRDPAIEALYEGVSRNGDAFEAEVIAPMLHDGRGAHLRCVATPLYDSGREIAGAVESIRDITGEVMARSALRNTNRQLKTISGIIRHGLSKRLEELYRHLTIGSMQISDPASLSVLRKIEGSADGIRRQIAISRDFREIGAIPPVWIPVQEAVHEAAARLDTKGMVVHAWTERLSIFSDPHLRTAISHLIENARAAGATALLVTYQIREDGCAIILEDNGTGIADDEKERLFAENIERSGHGLFLAREILGITGIGIHEEGESGRGARFVLTVPPEGYRIM
- a CDS encoding hybrid sensor histidine kinase/response regulator, whose protein sequence is MKHILIVEDSTTQTEYLRRIIEGDGYRVTTAADGDTALGLIPDDPPDLVLSDIVMPGMDGYELCRRIKEMSTIPVFLVTQLFDPEDVIRGVACGADNFIIKPFDPAFILARVRDVFLKGEEEEGDELTITIADRTYTITAGRKTILDILLSTYAIAVRKNADLEEARDELYGLNEQLQEKNEDLKAEIAQRERAEGALAEAHRKLTLLTSITRHGLLTQLSSIQESLEYAERVLDREPGAAHDHLRTATGGIDRAIQTTRFTQEYQKIGESQPEWIRFPEILPHDTGGVGVDTKVPDDLYLYLDPVAEKAVWAIITDAARRKAERVAISYSGERDTGVITIEDDGIGIPLAGKDALFSYELGIGKAFSLFMAREALAITGIDLTETGEPRQGGRFEIRCPAGSIRHRPK